A stretch of Planococcus citri chromosome 5, ihPlaCitr1.1, whole genome shotgun sequence DNA encodes these proteins:
- the LOC135847192 gene encoding uncharacterized protein LOC135847192, whose product MPATKARLFILVVLLQFGVKHIDGGSSEDDDSNDSAASTTSSTAHFVQSPVHHFGYQDIRTRAAGVNAAAADLDAEVDRDSFGSVEIAPAILEAEYSDLSPDNSDIEGESRGYYYRGEDGQLYWHCYSDEEN is encoded by the exons ATGCCTGCCACCAAGGCACGATTGTTCATTTTGGTCGTTT TGTTACAATTTGGTGTTAAAC ACATTGATGGGGGAAGTAGCGAAGATGATGATT CCAATGACAGCGCTGCGAGCACTACTAGCAGCACAGCTCATTTCGTCCAATCCCCAG TACATCATTTTGGATATCAAG ACATTCGAACTAGAGCAGCTGGAGTCAATGCCGCTGCCGCTGACTTAGATG CCGAGGTAGACCGCGACAGCTTTGGGAGTGTTGAAATTGCACCCGCAA TATTAGAAGCAGAATATTCTGACCTTTCTCCTGACAACAGTGACATCGAAGGAGAAAGTAGAGGGTATTATTATAGAGGAGAAGATGGACAGTTGTATTGGCATTGTTACTCTGATGAGGAGAATTGA